The Zea mays cultivar B73 chromosome 7, Zm-B73-REFERENCE-NAM-5.0, whole genome shotgun sequence DNA segment ggcttggatatatcaactagatgacttggaatgttgcttgggctcccaccccttgaagtggtcggttggggtggtatttatagccaccaaccaaattgtagccgttggagatggctgctggcgatgggctcaccggacagtccggtgcgccaccggacagtgtccggtgcgtcgccacgtcatcctcccgttagggcttggagctggtcgaccgttggaggctttgtcctcatgcggcaccggacagtccgatgccacaccggacagtccagtgcccctctgatcttctgctctgacttctgccgcatgtactgttctgcactgatcactgtcagagtcgaccgttgcgtgcagatagtcgttgctccgctggcgcaccggatagtccggtggtgcaccggacagtccggtggtgcaccggacagtccggtggtgcaccggacagtccggtgaattatagcggagctgcgcctgagaaacccgaagctgaagagtttgaggtcgatcctctctggtgcaccggacactgtccggtggctcatcggactgtccggtgcgccagaccagggagcacttcggtttcctttgctcctttcttcttgaactctttttaatctttgtattggttttgagttgaaactttggcacctgtagaacatatactctagagcaaactagttagttcaatgatttgtgttgggcaattcaaccaccaaaattaattaggaaaaggtttgaccctatttccctttcacctacgaATATAGGGAAGGTGGCACAAAGAGGAAGCAATGAAGGATGACCTTCATCAAGAAGAGCTTTCGTCAACACGAAGGCCTAAACAAAAACACAAGCATCAGAGCGCTTGAAGGTCTAGGAAGGGCATTGAAAGATGGTACCATGAAGCAGTTCCCAAACCGACAAGCAAAGGTCGTCGCGTCGAAGCCTTCAGTGAACATGGAGAGCCCTCTAAGGAGACTGCGCCTTCACCAGCGAAGCCTCCTAAAGAAGTCTCCAAGACGCTTAATGGGCCTATGAGGCGCCTTGATACATATCAAGAATTGAGATGATTTTAGTATAGAAGGTCCCGAGTGCCCTCGACTCTGTTGAATCATGTAAAAATAGAATAATTGAGAATATGTCCCAGCAGCCAAAGGACAAAAATGTTCGAGCGAGAATTATAATCGTATCCTATAACAGAGGCTTACGAACCTTAATAAAGCAGACTCTTAATGTGGCCCAAAAGCACAAGACACATCTTTTGGCGTTGTGCTCGAAATGGAATACATAACTGATTGGTGGACTAAGGCCCTGTTTcaatctcgcgagataaactttagcagctattttttagctacttttagccatttaTAATCTAAACAGGAAAGCTAATGGTGGTAATTTAAGCTAAATTTTAGCAAttcaattcatatagctaaagtttagcaggaagctaaagtttatcccgtgagattgaaacggggcctaAATTTATTGAGTAGTACTATAATTAGTGTAATGAATGTAGTAATTAGTAAGATACGGGTTTAGACATACACACTATATTATAGTGTAATTTAGTCGTGTCTTCTATATAGAGTACCATATAAATGGTTCAGGGTTATACACTACATACTCTACTTTTGTCAACATAGGACGAGTTCCAAGGAACTCGATCTTTCCTTGTCAGGATCATTTTTTCCAACACCTACTATAAAATAAAACGTCAGCAATCTATCTTTTATATAATATTAAAGTCAATAACCATCATATCCCTACAACATCTCAAGCACCTCTCTCCCCGCGACCAGTTGAGCACGCTGAGAGATGTAGTCGTCGTGCTTGTAGCCGAAGCTTGCAATCCTCGTCCAAAGATCACTACCGCTACCGGCGGCAACTATCAAATGCTATGCGATTCAGTCCATAAAACCCAATTTCAGTACGAGCATGTAAAGAAACAACTTCATAATGCCCCATTAATTAAGGTGATAGAGTTGGTGACATAGAGATCACACGTGCTTGTTTTGTTGGCTTTATTTTTGCTCCAGTTGAGCACACGGCGGGCAACATACACAGCCTCGGTCGTTTATTTCTTGTTCTTGGTCGACGCGCGCACGCTGATGCTAGTTCAGCGGCCTCACGGGCAGAAGACGACCTTGTAGTTGGTTCCGGCGGGGCAGGTGAAGGTGCTGGTGGCGTCATCCTTGGGGTAGCTGTACGCGTCGGGGCACTGCCCCTTGAAGTACCTGGAGTAGTTGGTCGGGTGGCAGTCGTTGGCCGCCGAGCCGACGCAGCAGTACTCGTCCTTCTTGAACACGGGGCACGCGTTGTTGCACACGCCGTCCTGCCGCAGCTCGGCAGGGCAGCGCGCGTTCACGTCCACGGCGCAGCGCGGGCCGCGGCTGCACCCGGACCCGCCGTCGGGGAGGAAGCTCATGGGCACGTTGAAGCCGTCGATGAGGGAGATGTCGAAGAAGTCGAGGTTGTTGAACTGCTTCAGCGCGTACTCCGCCAGCGTGTTGGGCGCGCGCCCGTACCCAGTGCACTGCAGCACGCCGCCGCAGTCCCCCGTGCGGCAGCTCCCGCGCCCGCTCGCGTCGAACTTGCACCCCGTGCGCGCCCAGATGCGCGCGGCCGTCGTGCCCGCGGGGGCCGTGATCCGCCAGCTCTCGCCGCGGTTCAGCTGCCGCCCGCCGCCCACCGGCACGGACGCGGCCCACACGGTGAACGGGCACTGGTTCACCACCGTGAACACAGCCGCCTCGCCGGCCACGGCGAGGAGGGCGACGAAGATGCCCACGATTGCCACGGAACCTGCCATCTTATGCAAGTATTTGAAGAATGCTGAAGCGTGTGGAGTGCTTCTGCTTTGCTTTGGGTTTTATAGTGGGTCTGGAGACTGCATGACCGACTGCATGACCTGTAGAATCGGATATGGATCAGATGCGGAAAAGATCAAACATGGTGCACTGGGAGCTGTCATCGCGTCCGTACCTGCATCGTGGGTGGACATTAATGGTGGCCGGAGAAGTTTGAAAAGTTTCCATGGAAATTCTCTAGAAGGTTGACTAGCCGAGATTGTTTGACGCTCGCACATGCAAAGTGGTGGTGCCACTGCCATGCGTCCACGGGCACGGGCTAGAGCCGAGAGTTAGTACGTGTTTCCTGTATTTGTCATAAGCCCATAACCGAAGAATTTGGCGTCACAACAAAAAAGTAGAGAAATGCCATGGGCGCctcgtcgtcatcacattttggcATGCTTCGCTGCTTGAGCGGCTCAACAACCTCACGCTTAAACGCTAGTAACATATGggtctgtttgtttcagcttatagattatataatctggattataatctaaattatataatctaaattataatctAGACATATTATAATCTACATATAGTTTTTTGATAGTTTAGATTCtacaaatgtagattattcaTAAAGACAGTAGTACCCTTGTTTGTTTATTTAAGGTGAGAAAAAAATGATgacatatattgtaatttctatttacataaccatgggtagtgggtcttttaccaaaataatctcaaataagctactcttaggagattatgagattatcataatctaggctttagattatataatctaaactcATAATCTAGGTGTTTATTTAGCTGTTGGATTATTtgcgttagattatataatctagagagattataatccgaaacaaacagggcTAAACAGGGCTAAGTACGGCCTAAGTATGTACTCCCAGATTGAAAATACCCTGGTGACTGGATATGTAAGATTAAGATCCAACAAGTAAGGTCAAGCAGTACAACCTTGGAGAAACTACAACAGACAAACAAGAGCAAGAATACAACAAATAGAACCACACAGTTCTCTGTCCATTCTGTAGTGCCTGGTGATAGAGCATTTGCCATCTAAGCAGCGAAATGACCTTATCGATTCATGGTATCGCAATCCACTCTGGATTCTACAAGTAGCTAAGTAGTCAGTCAGTGTCACTCATTCACCATCACAAGATCATTTGTACTGTTAGTTCCCAGTTCCATTCGCATAAGCTGCTAGACATACCATGAGGCCACTCATTCATCTTCAGAAGTATCATCAGAATGATCAGGTTCTTCCTCAGGCAGGGCAGATATGATTGTGGCACAGCAGAAAGATTCGCGCTCCTTCAGGAGGAGACAGCTCCCATTCGAGCTCCACTTCAAATCAACGATTCGGAAGTTCAGAAAGGGGATGTTGACACAGCAGGCACCGGATGGCGTCCACATGTACAAGTGAGGGCTCTCTGTGCATAAAACAAGGCGTGTGCAGGTAGGGTCCCATGCTGCAGCACGGATTGGATCTTTCTGCACGAGCACAGCGGCAAGCTCAAGGCGGCATATATCCCATATCCAGAGAACAGTTGGCATGTTGTCATTCCTGGTGAAGAAATAGTGGCTGTCGCTGCTCCATGACAGCATACCTACAGCATTTTGTAAAGTGAGAGAGTGGTGTTTCCATGTAGAATCAAGAACACGCACCGTACACCGGACACATGTTCTGAACAACTTTCTTTTTTATACAAATGCATGTATATCTGTATAAGAATTCACCAATGGATTCAAGAACAAATGCAATTAAGTGCAATCACTATAAGAGTAAGAAATAAGACAAACATTGAGTAATGAGAAACAAAATGGATCACAAACACATGATACTAGAGTACTGGACAACTATGCAAGAGTCATCAAGGAAATAGCTGATAACCATACGCATGAATAGAACCTTGCAACAACCGTCAGCTGGAGTGGCAGAAGGCAAGAGGAAGTGAGGAACTCACCAATGCCTTGTTTGGGGTTAGGCTTGTCAAAAGCTGGTTTCAACGAAGGTAAGGTGATGGGAACATCCATCACAGCATATTTAACTCTAGAGCCTCCTCCCTCGGTGCCATTTTCTGACAACAAAAAAATAGGGAAAATTTAATACATGTAAGGACTAATAACATAATATAAAGGCAGCATCACAGTGACAATTTTGTCCAATGGGCCACTGAACTAGTATGATAAGAGGATAAAATACCATGGAAACAACATATAATAACacaaatatgatttttaaactaaaaGAGTCAGTATGGGCTTCTCTATCAATGGGACCGACCCAGTGCCGATGGCTCCGACATGAGTGGGTCTAAGGAAGGAATAACTGAGGCAAGCCTTACCCCTGCATTTTTGCAGAGAGGCTACGTTGAACCCAAGACCTTTGGCTCAGTGGAAAGACTTCTCACCATTGTGCCAGGGTTGTCCTTCATGGGTTTCTCTATCAATCATTCTATCAAATGATACAGAACAATAATCTATTTAATTTGTAATCATACTAGCCATAACAATGTGAAAAGAATCATTTGGTAATCTAGAACATGGTAACACCAAAAGAAAGGTTTCATAAGACATCTTCAAAAGTACAGTAATGCACACAAATAAATCAGATAACACATGGGAGAGATGGGTTGGCTTAGGTGTGCCCTCACAATCCATGTTCTGTTAGAGTAGCAAAGGTGTTCAGGGGGAAACCTTGCGGTTGGTTGTTCTGGACTTCTGGTGGATAGGATCAGCTAAGAAGCGTCCAGATGGCATACTGTCCGCTTCATTCGCCCAGAGGGCTAGTGGCTATGACAGTTATGCAGACTAAGGGAGCATAAAATTGTATTTTAGTTTATGTTTTGTTAGATACGATAAGATCCTAGTCTCATATGAGCTACTACATCTAACTTCATTGAAAGGGGGATTCATCATGCAAAAAATGTTTTTTTCTAAAAAAAGTAATCCAAGGGTCTGCAGGTGGGAAACATAAAAAAGCAATAGCAtgagtataggtgtacattcgggccacccggcccaagcccgaaaaggcccgtattgtttgaatttcgggccgaccCGACCTGTTTGAGCTATGCAATaactacctcgtttacaaatcattttgttagaaagaaAAGGAGTATAATCAGTTCTATATAAAGTTCGAAGTTcagttcattatctaatgttcataacaaaaataaaattacatcacatactctaattcaaagctacaaaaaacatctaactaacactatctctagctttgtgttctttatcaagtacatgaaagtgtcgaatgaagtgtgattttaataaatatatgggctttttcgtgcctctatatgggctatttcgtgcctgccttaaacgggccgtgctcgtgcccgcctatgggccgcgacctcggcccaaacccggcccggcactaaaatatttcgtgtcgtgccgtgcctgggccgtgcttttttccgtgcttcgggccggcccatcaggcccggcccaaatgtacagcTATAAGCATGAGAAGTCGTATGAACTGATCACGCTTAAACTGACCTGCACCATTGTCTGGCATGTTTCGAGAGAGGCCTTCACTTAGACATAATTCTGACATATCAAGTTGCCATGGGTCATCCACTTCCTACACATATTTGGAGATTAAAATTAGGTACCATGATTATTTGTCAGCGAAGTAAATTTAGGCCATGCAGCGGTGCTAATATAACAAGTCAACAAAATAATGGACTGGGGTACCTTATATATAGCAGCATTGCAAGGACTACGAATATACCCTGCATGTGAGAACTCCGCAAAAGTTTTCCACGTCAAGTGATTCAAAGTCCGTACTGCTTGATCATAGCTGCCCACTGCTAAAAACTGTCCACATGGTGACCAAGCAACAGTTTTCACACCCAACCCACTTTCATAAGCTAGATACTTGAACAAGCACCTTCCGTCTGGCGAATATATCAGAACCTGTAAGTGACAAAAAGAAAGATGTCAGAACTTG contains these protein-coding regions:
- the LOC542299 gene encoding zeamatin precursor, with the translated sequence MAGSVAIVGIFVALLAVAGEAAVFTVVNQCPFTVWAASVPVGGGRQLNRGESWRITAPAGTTAARIWARTGCKFDASGRGSCRTGDCGGVLQCTGYGRAPNTLAEYALKQFNNLDFFDISLIDGFNVPMSFLPDGGSGCSRGPRCAVDVNARCPAELRQDGVCNNACPVFKKDEYCCVGSAANDCHPTNYSRYFKGQCPDAYSYPKDDATSTFTCPAGTNYKVVFCP
- the LOC100381963 gene encoding uncharacterized protein LOC100381963 → MEFTESFKQTGPCSFSPDSRFLAIAVDYRLVVRDVLSLKVVQLFSCVDKISSVEWAPDSEYILCGLYKRPMVQAWSLSQPDWTCKIDEGPAGIAYARWSPDSRHILTTSEFQLRLTVWSLVNTACVHVQWPKHGSKGVSFTKDGKFAAICTRRDCKDYINLLSCHSWEIMTVFAIDTVDLAGVEWSPYDSAIVVWDSLLEYKVLIYSPDGRCLFKYLAYESGLGVKTVAWSPCGQFLAVGSYDQAVRTLNHLTWKTFAEFSHAGYIRSPCNAAIYKEVDDPWQLDMSELCLSEGLSRNMPDNGAENGTEGGGSRVKYAVMDVPITLPSLKPAFDKPNPKQGIGMLSWSSDSHYFFTRNDNMPTVLWIWDICRLELAAVLVQKDPIRAAAWDPTCTRLVLCTESPHLYMWTPSGACCVNIPFLNFRIVDLKWSSNGSCLLLKERESFCCATIISALPEEEPDHSDDTSEDE